In the genome of Waddliaceae bacterium, one region contains:
- a CDS encoding N-acetylmuramoyl-L-alanine amidase: MIRAVILFAISLIAITSCSSRQTSSTLDTENLITSATTTPIIKKASTIIAIDAGHGGKDPGALSYDKRHLEKHMTLATVMMVKNYLEDMGYDVILTRNANTTLPLYKRAAIANKINADLFVSIHYNSSLNRKANGIEIFYYKTSTTSKQYAQHVLDALIQHTKAPSRGIKPAYFTVLEETTMPAILVEGGFMSNPAEMHILKKPQYLNVIAYSIAEGIHWSLSIEH; encoded by the coding sequence ATGATACGCGCAGTAATACTCTTCGCCATATCACTTATCGCCATAACGTCGTGCTCTTCACGGCAGACGTCTTCAACATTAGACACCGAAAACCTTATAACATCGGCGACGACAACTCCTATCATAAAAAAAGCCTCTACTATCATCGCCATCGACGCCGGACACGGCGGCAAAGACCCAGGAGCGCTTTCTTATGACAAGCGTCACCTAGAAAAGCATATGACCCTCGCCACTGTTATGATGGTAAAAAACTACCTAGAAGATATGGGGTATGATGTAATCCTCACAAGAAACGCCAACACAACACTGCCCCTATATAAACGCGCCGCCATCGCCAACAAAATCAACGCAGACCTATTCGTCAGCATACACTACAACTCGTCGCTCAACCGTAAAGCCAACGGCATAGAAATTTTTTACTACAAGACATCAACGACATCGAAGCAATATGCCCAACATGTTCTAGATGCCCTTATTCAACATACAAAAGCACCATCACGAGGGATAAAACCTGCATACTTCACCGTCCTAGAAGAAACAACAATGCCAGCAATCCTCGTCGAAGGGGGCTTCATGTCAAACCCCGCAGAGATGCATATCCTAAAAAAACCACAATACCTCAACGTCATTGCCTACAGCATAGCAGAAGGGATTCATTGGTCATTGAGCATTGAGCATTGA
- a CDS encoding UDP-N-acetylmuramoyl-L-alanyl-D-glutamate--2,6-diaminopimelate ligase: MKLRKLLKDIDVEEIKGSKEIEITGLCSNSKFAAPGNLFIAKRGGSYDGNIYIPEALDAGASAILTDIYNPFYKNTVQLIHPDVPDVEASLAANYYGSPDKKLLMVGVTGTNGKTTCSFMIKHLLDSVSKPCGLVGSLQYIIGSYHQEASHTTPDVITNYRLLNNMVSEGCHAAVMEVSSHALDQNRVQGIQFDAAIFTNLSQDHLDYHKTMKRYASSKALLFKGLSPRDKKALMPYHKTAIVNIDDPWNQYIIKSCKAPIITYAIDNDADVSASSIIYGRESTTFDVSYGGSTLPFTTSFPGKYNVYNILAVVAFGVTHGIPFETIPPLVSSIPAIAGRMQEVQNPLGIKVYVDSASTEDALHNVSSFLKSTAKNRLIIVFGCGGNRDKSKRPKMAQACEQHADICVVTTDNPRDENPETICRSITRAFSSGTNYVVEVDRREAIHYAIKIAEPGDTVLIAGKGHEKKQYFAHKTIPFDDVAIAEELCNDISQKKVTV; encoded by the coding sequence ATGAAATTAAGAAAACTTCTAAAAGATATCGACGTCGAAGAGATAAAAGGCTCTAAAGAGATAGAGATAACGGGGCTGTGCTCCAACTCGAAATTCGCCGCTCCTGGGAATTTATTTATCGCAAAACGCGGTGGCTCGTACGACGGAAATATATATATCCCTGAAGCCCTAGACGCCGGCGCTAGCGCCATCCTCACCGATATCTACAACCCCTTCTACAAAAATACCGTACAGTTAATACACCCCGATGTCCCTGACGTCGAAGCATCGCTAGCAGCGAACTACTACGGCTCTCCCGACAAAAAACTCCTAATGGTCGGCGTCACAGGCACCAATGGTAAAACAACGTGCTCCTTCATGATAAAACACCTCCTTGATAGCGTCTCGAAGCCGTGTGGGCTTGTAGGGTCTCTGCAATACATCATCGGCAGCTACCACCAGGAGGCCTCTCACACCACTCCCGACGTCATCACCAACTATCGCCTCCTCAACAACATGGTATCCGAAGGGTGCCACGCTGCCGTTATGGAGGTGTCATCGCATGCCCTCGACCAAAACCGTGTACAAGGGATACAGTTCGATGCTGCCATCTTCACAAACCTCTCCCAAGACCACCTCGACTACCACAAGACGATGAAACGCTATGCTTCGAGCAAAGCGCTACTCTTCAAAGGCCTCTCTCCTCGCGACAAAAAGGCCTTGATGCCATACCACAAGACCGCCATCGTAAATATTGACGACCCTTGGAATCAATATATCATAAAAAGCTGCAAGGCACCGATAATAACTTATGCTATCGACAACGACGCCGATGTCAGTGCCTCTTCCATAATATACGGAAGGGAAAGCACCACCTTCGACGTATCATATGGTGGAAGCACGCTGCCTTTCACGACGAGCTTCCCAGGGAAATATAACGTTTACAACATCCTCGCCGTCGTCGCCTTCGGTGTAACACACGGAATCCCCTTCGAAACCATCCCTCCGTTGGTTTCTTCCATCCCAGCAATCGCCGGGCGCATGCAAGAAGTCCAGAACCCCCTAGGCATAAAAGTATATGTCGACTCTGCCAGCACCGAAGACGCCCTGCATAACGTCTCATCTTTCCTAAAAAGCACCGCAAAAAATCGTCTTATCATCGTCTTCGGATGTGGAGGCAATAGAGACAAAAGCAAAAGACCTAAGATGGCACAGGCTTGCGAACAACATGCTGACATATGCGTCGTCACCACCGACAACCCCCGCGATGAAAACCCCGAAACAATATGCCGCTCTATAACCCGTGCATTCTCCTCTGGCACAAACTATGTCGTCGAAGTCGACAGACGCGAAGCGATACACTACGCCATAAAAATCGCAGAACCTGGTGACACCGTACTAATAGCAGGGAAAGGCCACGAGAAAAAACAATACTTCGCACATAAAACTATACCTTTCGACGATGTCGCCATCGCCGAAGAGCTTTGTAACGATATATCACAAAAAAAGGTCACCGTATGA
- a CDS encoding penicillin-binding protein 2 — protein MKTPTIPSSIRNRIFTIALIMSVMFSALIIKFFTIQIIEGEKWSQKAKNLHEIVIKEPFRRGSFYSNTSLYRRHPESPQPLVIDVPVFHLYIDPASIPERCHDDIAKELWSFASLPLSSREHFDKQFTYSRSRSRKLIVELDKESHDAIVTWWRGYSRANKIAGNAIYFINDYQRSYPFGSLLGQALHTIRDTKEEVTKQGLPTGGLELYFNEQLTGTLGKRRIIRSLRNPIAKGELLVAPHNGADIYLTINHYIQSIVEEELAHAITTAKAVGGWAVMMEPATGEIMALAQYPFFDPMNYHEYFNDKDLVEDSKIRAVTDAYEPGSSMKPITVAIALQANKELQASGKEALFDPDEKLDTSRGNFPGRSRDLKDGRVHKFLNMYQALQKSSNIYVARLAQRIVETMGDEWYRQAIENFGFGKKTYIELPAEAQGLVPTPGVKYASGALQWSKPTPFSLAMGHNIIMNSIQHARAYCIFANGGFLVTPTIVKKIVEHHDDGSENVILENKSDDVTVFPKILDEDIIEKVIKGMKYVTKMGGTARRADISGYTEAGKSGTSEKIIDGKYSDERYISNFIGFAPLKNPRFVLLVVIDEPSRVYLPYIGKNWHGGTCASPAFRNIAFRTLEYLGVSPDDPHGYPVGDPRRDAKEADWLDEIEELRETYKQWNEQ, from the coding sequence ATGAAGACTCCAACAATACCCTCCTCGATACGCAATAGGATATTTACGATAGCGCTAATCATGTCGGTGATGTTCTCTGCGTTGATAATAAAGTTTTTCACGATACAGATCATCGAAGGCGAGAAGTGGTCGCAGAAAGCCAAGAACCTCCATGAGATCGTCATAAAGGAACCCTTCCGCCGAGGAAGTTTCTACTCCAACACCTCGCTATATCGCCGCCATCCAGAATCTCCACAGCCCCTTGTCATCGACGTCCCTGTCTTCCACCTATATATCGACCCGGCCTCTATCCCAGAACGCTGCCACGATGATATCGCCAAAGAGTTATGGTCTTTTGCTTCGCTGCCGTTGTCGTCACGAGAGCATTTTGACAAGCAGTTTACATATTCCCGAAGCCGCAGTAGAAAGCTCATCGTCGAACTCGACAAAGAATCCCACGATGCCATCGTGACATGGTGGAGAGGCTATTCTCGCGCCAACAAGATCGCCGGCAATGCAATATATTTCATCAACGACTATCAACGATCATATCCTTTCGGGTCTCTTTTAGGTCAGGCACTACATACCATCCGCGACACCAAAGAGGAGGTCACAAAACAAGGACTTCCTACTGGAGGCCTAGAGCTATACTTCAACGAGCAGCTAACAGGGACGCTAGGAAAGCGGCGCATTATCCGCTCGCTAAGGAATCCTATTGCTAAGGGAGAGCTCCTCGTCGCTCCTCATAACGGCGCTGACATATACCTCACCATCAACCACTATATACAAAGCATCGTCGAAGAAGAACTCGCCCATGCCATCACTACCGCCAAAGCCGTAGGGGGCTGGGCTGTGATGATGGAACCCGCTACCGGCGAGATTATGGCCCTTGCACAATACCCTTTCTTCGACCCTATGAACTACCACGAATATTTCAACGACAAGGATCTTGTCGAAGACTCCAAGATACGCGCTGTCACCGATGCCTATGAGCCGGGTTCTAGCATGAAGCCTATAACCGTTGCCATCGCTCTGCAGGCCAACAAAGAACTACAAGCTTCCGGAAAAGAGGCTCTCTTCGACCCCGACGAAAAGCTCGACACTTCCCGAGGAAATTTCCCGGGACGCTCCCGCGACCTCAAAGACGGGCGCGTCCACAAATTCCTCAACATGTACCAAGCCCTACAAAAGTCTTCGAATATATATGTAGCACGCCTTGCGCAGCGTATCGTCGAAACTATGGGAGACGAATGGTATCGTCAGGCGATAGAAAACTTCGGCTTTGGAAAGAAGACATACATAGAGCTCCCCGCTGAAGCCCAGGGGCTTGTCCCCACCCCTGGCGTGAAATATGCCAGCGGCGCTCTGCAGTGGTCGAAGCCAACGCCATTCTCTCTAGCCATGGGACATAACATCATCATGAACAGCATACAGCATGCTAGAGCATATTGCATCTTCGCCAATGGTGGCTTCCTTGTAACACCGACCATAGTAAAAAAGATCGTAGAACACCATGACGACGGCAGCGAAAACGTCATACTAGAAAATAAAAGCGACGACGTCACAGTGTTTCCGAAAATCCTCGACGAAGACATCATAGAGAAGGTCATCAAGGGGATGAAATATGTCACGAAGATGGGCGGCACGGCACGTCGCGCCGACATCAGCGGATACACCGAAGCGGGAAAATCTGGGACGTCGGAGAAAATAATCGACGGCAAATATTCCGACGAAAGATATATCTCCAACTTCATCGGCTTCGCGCCTTTGAAGAATCCGCGCTTCGTCCTTCTTGTCGTCATCGACGAGCCATCACGAGTATACCTCCCATATATAGGGAAAAACTGGCATGGGGGAACGTGCGCATCGCCAGCGTTCAGGAATATAGCATTCCGCACACTAGAATACCTCGGCGTCTCCCCCGACGACCCACACGGATACCCTGTCGGCGACCCTCGCCGCGACGCCAAAGAAGCCGACTGGCTCGATGAGATCGAAGAACTCCGCGAAACATACAAACAATGGAACGAACAATAA
- the rsmH gene encoding 16S rRNA (cytosine(1402)-N(4))-methyltransferase RsmH has translation MNELHIPVLAEEFLHFFRERHINTFVDGTLGLGGHASAILKEHEEIKTFVGIDEDRHALSIAEKNLSAHKERIMLIRSNFRDMKAAVEDHGIDGVDGIFLDIGVSSLQLDDGSRGMSFSQEGPLDMRRDPSMPLTASEIVNRWTEKQLGTIFREYGEEPRWRRIAKIIVDGRRKKRLITTTDLVELLSPHLPRLGRKKISPMTLVFQALRIAVNDELGALKAVIPDAIALLSPGGRLGIISFHSLEDRIVKNVFRLAASKHSTSPDIPDIVVEENPTVTLLTKKPIAPSPEEIKSNPRSRSAKMRFIEKLGDKNK, from the coding sequence ATGAATGAGTTACATATACCAGTATTGGCAGAAGAATTTCTACATTTTTTTCGCGAACGACACATTAATACGTTCGTAGACGGTACTCTAGGGCTTGGAGGGCACGCCTCAGCAATACTAAAAGAACACGAAGAGATAAAAACATTCGTAGGTATTGACGAAGATCGCCACGCCTTATCTATTGCCGAAAAAAATCTGTCTGCCCACAAAGAACGTATCATGCTGATACGCAGCAATTTCCGCGATATGAAGGCGGCGGTAGAAGACCATGGCATCGATGGTGTCGACGGTATATTCCTAGATATTGGTGTATCGTCGTTACAACTTGACGATGGTTCTCGTGGCATGAGTTTCTCTCAGGAGGGCCCTCTTGACATGCGCCGCGACCCCTCTATGCCTCTTACTGCCAGCGAGATAGTGAACCGCTGGACAGAGAAGCAGCTGGGAACGATATTCCGTGAATATGGTGAAGAGCCACGATGGCGTCGTATTGCGAAAATTATTGTCGATGGTCGTAGGAAGAAAAGGCTTATTACTACTACCGACCTTGTCGAGTTATTATCGCCACATCTTCCACGTTTGGGCCGAAAGAAGATAAGTCCTATGACGTTAGTTTTCCAGGCGCTGCGTATTGCCGTCAACGACGAGCTTGGCGCTTTAAAAGCCGTCATTCCCGATGCTATTGCGTTGTTAAGTCCCGGTGGGCGTCTTGGCATCATAAGCTTCCACAGCTTAGAAGACAGGATTGTTAAAAATGTTTTCCGTCTCGCTGCCAGCAAACATTCCACTTCTCCTGACATCCCTGACATCGTCGTTGAAGAAAACCCTACCGTTACGTTATTAACAAAAAAACCTATAGCGCCTTCTCCTGAGGAAATAAAGTCAAACCCACGATCTCGCAGTGCCAAGATGCGTTTTATTGAAAAGCTCGGTGACAAAAACAAATAA
- a CDS encoding DUF5399 family protein, with amino-acid sequence MENIYKLPFQVHIEYAQRTRLIESVNEQYRISEAGSIPSQMSVVNTFPRTLELDMLFGMMTSNAPWAMFMPPRKFYSQRRPSFISYRAAPSLGTLEKQAADYLKLKNLSSLSDEEGEEGEGREEEEEEKSALCSCFEQLDEINSWKGHILGRVAELLAG; translated from the coding sequence ATGGAAAATATTTATAAGCTGCCGTTTCAAGTACATATAGAATATGCCCAACGAACACGCCTTATTGAGAGCGTTAATGAGCAGTACCGTATATCAGAAGCAGGATCTATTCCTTCACAGATGTCGGTAGTCAACACCTTCCCGCGCACTCTTGAGCTCGACATGCTTTTCGGTATGATGACCAGCAATGCTCCGTGGGCGATGTTTATGCCTCCACGAAAATTTTATTCGCAGCGACGTCCTTCGTTTATAAGCTATCGCGCGGCACCAAGCTTAGGGACCCTAGAAAAACAAGCAGCAGATTACTTGAAGCTTAAAAACCTTTCGTCTTTGTCAGACGAAGAAGGCGAAGAAGGCGAAGGAAGGGAAGAAGAGGAAGAAGAGAAGAGTGCATTATGTTCTTGTTTCGAGCAGCTAGACGAAATTAATTCTTGGAAAGGGCACATTCTCGGAAGAGTAGCAGAACTTTTAGCAGGGTAA
- a CDS encoding tetratricopeptide repeat protein: protein MNEKHRDWCEVLGWDEEQLDDLKITGYSYIRQGKYEIAKPFFEALTALEPHEPYNFQTLGAIYLQIGDPQKALEVFDKALSLDEQHAVTHLNKAKALLEIGSKDEGFKIIDSLVVHDDAKIATTAQALAMAYR, encoded by the coding sequence ATGAATGAAAAACATAGAGATTGGTGTGAGGTGCTGGGATGGGACGAAGAGCAGCTCGACGACCTTAAAATAACAGGATATTCATATATAAGGCAGGGGAAATATGAAATCGCCAAGCCTTTTTTCGAGGCGCTAACGGCTTTAGAACCTCACGAGCCGTATAACTTCCAAACCCTTGGAGCAATATATCTTCAGATTGGAGATCCTCAAAAGGCTCTTGAAGTCTTTGATAAAGCGCTTTCCCTAGACGAACAGCACGCCGTTACACACCTTAATAAAGCTAAAGCTCTTCTCGAGATAGGCTCTAAAGACGAAGGCTTCAAAATTATCGATTCCCTCGTCGTCCACGACGATGCTAAAATCGCCACGACAGCACAAGCTCTCGCTATGGCATACCGATAA
- a CDS encoding UDP-4-amino-4,6-dideoxy-N-acetyl-beta-L-altrosamine transaminase produces the protein MTTKKFIPYAHHSIDAEDIKQVNDVLTSGVITRGPYVESFENGIAEYCGARYAVAFNNGSSALQAAYYAAEITKYDTLITSPNTFAATATMAIRSGGPSPTFVDIDETTGNIDLDALAEKLMIPSSRGKNIVVPVHFAGLPVDMERLGNMPLSPDDIIIEDGSHALGSSYEKNGPLVGSCVYSDMTVFSFHPAKTITTGEGGMVTTNNEAMAQRLRLFRNNGIVRDCPDSPGPWYHEVVDATGNYNMTDISAALGVSQLKKIDLFIKKRRKITSWYHEDLEGVKNLSFLEIPQENTVSPHLFVVKIDFEACKTTRKAVMERLHDEGIGSQVLYIPLYQQPYFKNILGDISTDFPNMERYYSQTLALPLHCNIERSDVSRISSTIKKILNAN, from the coding sequence ATGACAACGAAAAAATTTATACCTTATGCTCATCATAGTATTGATGCCGAAGACATCAAGCAGGTTAATGACGTTCTTACTAGTGGCGTCATCACTAGGGGCCCTTATGTCGAGAGCTTCGAAAATGGTATCGCCGAATATTGTGGCGCTCGCTATGCTGTAGCCTTTAACAACGGGTCTTCGGCGCTACAGGCTGCGTATTATGCCGCAGAAATCACAAAATATGACACGCTAATAACCTCACCAAACACCTTCGCTGCCACGGCGACGATGGCGATACGTTCCGGCGGGCCTTCTCCAACATTCGTTGACATCGACGAAACCACAGGAAACATCGACCTAGACGCTCTCGCCGAAAAACTTATGATACCATCGTCGCGAGGAAAAAATATCGTTGTGCCCGTCCATTTTGCTGGGCTTCCTGTCGACATGGAACGTCTTGGGAATATGCCGTTATCTCCCGACGACATCATCATCGAAGACGGCTCTCACGCTTTGGGTTCCTCGTACGAAAAAAACGGACCTCTTGTGGGTTCTTGTGTCTATAGTGATATGACGGTATTCAGCTTCCATCCAGCGAAGACAATAACGACTGGGGAGGGGGGGATGGTTACCACCAACAACGAAGCTATGGCACAGCGCTTACGTCTTTTCCGTAATAATGGCATCGTCAGAGATTGCCCTGACAGTCCTGGTCCGTGGTATCACGAGGTCGTCGATGCCACTGGCAACTATAATATGACCGACATCAGCGCTGCCCTTGGCGTCAGCCAGCTAAAAAAGATAGACCTTTTCATAAAAAAACGCCGTAAGATAACTTCGTGGTACCACGAAGACCTAGAAGGCGTAAAGAATCTTTCTTTTTTAGAAATCCCCCAAGAGAACACCGTATCGCCACACCTCTTCGTCGTTAAGATCGACTTCGAAGCATGCAAAACAACGCGCAAAGCTGTAATGGAGCGCCTCCATGACGAAGGCATTGGGTCACAGGTGCTATATATCCCTTTGTACCAGCAGCCTTACTTTAAGAATATCCTCGGCGATATATCAACGGACTTCCCTAACATGGAACGGTACTATTCACAGACGCTAGCATTACCGCTGCACTGCAACATAGAAAGAAGTGATGTATCAAGGATATCGTCTACAATAAAAAAAATTCTGAATGCAAATTAA
- a CDS encoding ABC transporter substrate-binding protein, producing MMKAYFSLIIIMASLLMAPCYADKTDVEYADNTDTEQVVDINVDVADAADTEYADEADEEYADEIDEEEPEDDAEEELEGDSEESGLISTSLMVQWFPQAQFAGYYVALENGIYEEYGLDVEIFYATPDEFAVDYLVWEEVDFITAWLPTALKENDNDNNFVNLAQIVQKSSLMFVAKKESGISTLSDFNGKKMSIWSKDYEAPPRIFIAKNGLDVDVIMQGTTVNLFLRDGVDIATATWYNEYDTIINSGYDPEDITTFFFKDYGLDLPEDGIYTRGDLYEEDSDMCDAFVKASLEGWRYAFDNKEEAIDIIMMYMEDEEIPASRVHQEWMLDRMEEIIKGDSNEISGELREEDYRRVVDAMKEEGIITNSMEYKEFFKPMIEAQPSP from the coding sequence ATGATGAAAGCATACTTTTCCCTAATTATTATTATGGCGTCATTATTGATGGCACCATGCTACGCTGACAAAACAGACGTAGAATACGCCGACAATACCGACACGGAGCAGGTCGTCGACATTAATGTCGACGTCGCCGACGCCGCCGATACGGAATACGCCGACGAGGCCGATGAGGAATACGCTGACGAAATCGATGAGGAAGAGCCTGAAGACGACGCCGAAGAAGAGCTTGAAGGCGACTCTGAAGAATCGGGCCTTATCAGCACGTCCCTTATGGTGCAATGGTTTCCGCAGGCGCAGTTTGCTGGGTACTATGTTGCTCTTGAAAACGGGATATATGAAGAATATGGCCTCGATGTCGAGATATTTTATGCTACACCCGATGAATTCGCCGTAGATTATCTTGTATGGGAGGAAGTCGATTTTATCACAGCATGGCTGCCGACGGCATTGAAAGAAAACGATAACGACAATAATTTTGTAAACCTAGCACAGATCGTTCAGAAGTCGTCGCTTATGTTTGTAGCGAAAAAAGAGTCGGGAATTTCCACGCTATCAGACTTCAACGGCAAAAAGATGAGCATATGGTCAAAAGATTATGAGGCACCCCCACGGATTTTTATCGCTAAGAATGGTCTCGATGTTGATGTTATCATGCAAGGCACTACAGTAAATCTCTTTTTGCGCGACGGTGTCGATATTGCAACGGCGACGTGGTATAACGAATACGATACCATAATAAACTCGGGATATGACCCAGAAGATATTACGACATTCTTTTTTAAAGACTATGGCCTTGACCTCCCAGAAGATGGTATCTATACCCGCGGAGATCTATACGAAGAAGATAGCGATATGTGCGACGCCTTTGTAAAGGCATCGCTAGAAGGTTGGAGATATGCTTTTGATAATAAAGAAGAAGCAATCGATATCATTATGATGTATATGGAAGATGAAGAAATTCCCGCTAGTAGAGTACATCAAGAGTGGATGCTCGACCGCATGGAAGAGATCATAAAAGGCGATAGCAATGAAATCTCGGGAGAACTTCGTGAAGAAGATTACCGCCGTGTTGTAGATGCCATGAAAGAAGAAGGCATCATAACTAATAGTATGGAATATAAAGAATTCTTTAAACCAATGATTGAGGCCCAGCCTTCGCCATAA
- a CDS encoding SpoIIE family protein phosphatase, translating into MLKNKSIMTSLIFTVITTVMILFSAILGYNYWVSREIVVNGIEKNANDIIEGTANEIHAILQKFETITETAADLLEDVDGFFENEQQNQILRSIAVNNPGVFGFSTSYEPYAFHPNRYYFSSYSYREDGEVVDDFEDDPYAPEEEYDDSEEEAEEDAADSEEDYEDEEEYEYLGEEEGDYEYLYNYRDYYQIPLELEKPMWSEPYFDAGDGGGNVVMSTYSVPLYKTIDGERKIMGILATDVSLGWLRDMVSSIQIAETGYSFLISSNGMMVVHPNEEWVSNETIFTIAKNLGDDELRTLGKDMVRGEKAFVPRKSLVTQKDGWLAYIPLETTGWSLSIFFPKAELMAGVTKLTKTMIIIGIIGSMILAFFIVLISRAITTPIRKLVTKTKELAKGNLNIQIEKRETKNEVGILYNSFATMKDDLKKYIKELTDTTAAKEHIESELNVAHEIQMSMIPKIFPAFPEREEIDLYAILKSAKEVGGDLYNFFMLDDDNLCFFIGDVSGKGVPASLFMAVSNTLIETIAREEGHNPRNILTKINKQISDGNDTCMFVTLLFCIFNMKTGELSYANGGHNPPIIINKKGGVEYLALKPGVSIGIDPDAIYHNEKLTMKPGDRIYLYTDGVTEAFNTKGEEYSEAKLLETMQNMEHEKLNVKDAVENVLESVKTFAGEEPQSDDITMVMLEYITPGNS; encoded by the coding sequence ATGTTGAAAAATAAAAGCATAATGACAAGTCTTATCTTTACTGTTATAACAACAGTGATGATACTGTTTAGCGCCATCTTGGGATATAATTACTGGGTTTCGAGAGAAATCGTCGTCAACGGAATAGAGAAAAACGCCAATGATATCATCGAAGGCACTGCTAATGAAATACATGCCATATTGCAAAAGTTCGAGACAATAACAGAGACGGCAGCAGATCTTCTTGAAGATGTCGACGGTTTCTTCGAAAACGAACAGCAAAATCAGATTCTTAGAAGCATCGCAGTAAATAACCCAGGAGTTTTTGGCTTCTCAACATCATATGAACCATATGCCTTCCACCCTAATAGGTACTATTTCTCGTCATATTCATATCGCGAAGATGGTGAGGTTGTAGATGACTTTGAAGATGATCCATATGCCCCAGAAGAAGAATACGATGATTCTGAAGAAGAGGCCGAAGAAGACGCCGCGGATTCTGAAGAAGACTACGAAGATGAAGAAGAGTACGAGTACTTAGGAGAGGAAGAGGGTGATTATGAATATCTATACAATTATCGCGACTATTACCAGATACCATTAGAGCTAGAAAAACCGATGTGGAGCGAACCATACTTTGATGCTGGCGATGGTGGCGGAAATGTCGTTATGTCGACATACTCCGTGCCATTATATAAAACAATAGACGGGGAAAGGAAAATTATGGGCATCCTCGCCACAGACGTTTCCTTGGGATGGCTTAGAGATATGGTTTCGTCAATACAGATAGCAGAGACGGGATATAGCTTTTTGATATCAAGTAACGGTATGATGGTAGTACACCCTAATGAAGAGTGGGTGAGTAACGAGACAATATTCACCATAGCAAAAAACCTGGGCGACGATGAACTACGCACGCTAGGAAAAGATATGGTGCGAGGCGAAAAAGCCTTCGTCCCAAGAAAAAGCCTGGTAACACAAAAAGATGGATGGTTAGCATATATCCCTCTGGAAACAACAGGATGGTCTCTTAGTATATTCTTCCCAAAAGCAGAACTTATGGCAGGGGTGACAAAGCTTACAAAGACAATGATAATAATAGGTATCATTGGATCAATGATATTGGCATTCTTTATCGTCTTAATCTCACGAGCAATAACGACGCCAATACGTAAACTCGTGACAAAAACCAAAGAGCTCGCAAAAGGAAACCTCAATATACAAATAGAAAAGAGAGAAACAAAGAATGAAGTAGGAATTCTATATAACTCTTTTGCCACTATGAAAGACGACCTTAAAAAATATATTAAAGAACTTACAGATACTACAGCCGCTAAAGAACATATTGAAAGCGAGCTCAATGTCGCTCACGAAATACAGATGAGTATGATACCGAAAATCTTCCCGGCATTCCCCGAAAGAGAAGAAATAGATCTATATGCAATACTGAAATCAGCAAAAGAAGTCGGCGGAGACCTCTATAACTTCTTCATGCTCGATGATGACAACTTATGCTTCTTCATTGGCGACGTCTCTGGAAAAGGAGTGCCAGCATCACTATTCATGGCAGTAAGCAACACCCTTATCGAAACAATAGCACGCGAAGAAGGACACAACCCCAGAAATATCCTCACGAAAATTAATAAACAAATATCTGATGGTAACGACACTTGTATGTTCGTTACTCTGCTTTTCTGCATTTTCAATATGAAAACCGGAGAACTGTCATACGCCAACGGAGGACATAACCCTCCAATAATAATAAATAAGAAAGGGGGTGTCGAATACCTTGCATTGAAACCAGGAGTTTCTATAGGTATTGACCCCGATGCTATATACCATAACGAAAAATTGACAATGAAGCCAGGAGATAGAATATACCTCTACACCGATGGCGTAACAGAAGCCTTCAACACAAAAGGTGAAGAATATTCCGAAGCGAAACTCCTCGAAACAATGCAAAACATGGAACATGAAAAATTAAATGTTAAAGACGCTGTCGAAAATGTCTTGGAAAGCGTTAAAACATTCGCCGGAGAAGAACCACAGTCCGACGATATCACAATGGTAATGCTAGAATATATAACACCAGGAAATAGCTAG